From a single Adhaeribacter swui genomic region:
- a CDS encoding AAA family ATPase: protein MKILGVRFLNLNSLKGLHEIRFDQSPLVDAGLFAITGPTGAGKTTLLDAITVGLFGRVHRHDRDAYEIMTRHTGESFSEVDFEVKGKQYRAKWSLYRSRKKPDGKIQPTHMELLELPDQNPLDLKPSEVPAKVTEISGLDYSQFLRSVILSQGDFTRFLKASESERSELLEKITDTGIYSRISVSAYRQADKEKKALELLRAKLNHSDLLTDDQVADFQKQVSQLQHQIQAQHQAKQTHEQQLNWLIRLEQLQQKKTGLAAELQVLEASFEAQQIEFKKLQQHQRALQFKPALIEIKTSQNQAKQLGQDLTDINLLLPNYQQQTQDAEQNLILAQQQVKNAQQELDKAEPVFHAVTRQDSVIASSQEYFRSSQESCQRAEEELKNLKKIRENKQQALQQIELNLSQAQNWLKQNQTAQHLDREIIIYQQGVKDLQEISRKLHEVQREQAQQSTAQIAATQFIQEQTRQIEQDRQLQAATLQQILAYQQNLKKLLNGQSVTELENTCNALPAQINLLEQQYLRADQFGQLKEKANLLRESLSKTQAALDQTNVLVNESGTKLQQANETLKHLQQIVDLQRQIQKYEADRDLLQPNQPCPLCGSELHPFVVNEYHSNVTEAEQNREQQQQLVAKLTTEQTTLITRLSSLQTLQANEQKQLMQLRTEGGQLKNQFDVVQQNVTEACTIEDKSNIQELLFSYQNRYQQLRQLLTNIRRNEEESRALDKKLQEQKELIFKKEHEINRAQEKVELATQHVQRLLADLADLQEQQTVVTGQVQSFLQRFKILFHLDKSKEIELELQQRADAFTAQTNQVQEANLTLKQVETELHSLQDNIRQKEQLFQQQQAQLQQEEANLKQLIADRQQLFGTKNPQEERERLKFNLTRHQQLLENSRNVFLEKQEQMRLAQSRQQQWQTELNRVQAQVTNLTTQLAHSVRAQNIDSVDTLVQLFLNDDEAHWIELLQKQAERALTETRKLYSETESELLREQERQLTGSSYAALQAEIERLGASIALLHQQIGSLQLQLKQDADLKIKYQETAAQVEIQKKEYVRWEKMAALIGSADGKKFSKFAQGLTLTRLTELANRHLLKLNPRYRILKSATQDLELLIMDTYQADVVRSMNTLSGGESFLVSLALALGLSDLAGRKAQINSLFIDEGFGTLDNETLDIAISALENLQSGGKLIGIISHVEALKERINTQIQVSKQVGGQSTLKIVGYNLEAFA from the coding sequence ATGAAGATACTGGGTGTCCGATTTCTGAACCTGAACTCGCTGAAAGGATTACACGAAATTCGTTTTGATCAAAGCCCTTTAGTGGATGCCGGTTTATTTGCTATTACCGGACCCACCGGGGCCGGAAAAACTACTTTACTCGATGCTATTACTGTGGGGCTTTTTGGCCGGGTACATCGCCACGACCGCGATGCCTACGAAATTATGACCCGCCACACCGGCGAATCTTTCTCGGAAGTAGATTTTGAAGTAAAAGGCAAACAATACCGCGCCAAATGGTCGTTGTACCGGAGCCGTAAAAAGCCGGATGGTAAAATACAACCTACCCACATGGAGCTGCTGGAGTTACCGGATCAAAACCCTCTGGATTTAAAACCCAGCGAAGTTCCCGCTAAAGTTACCGAAATTAGTGGTTTAGACTATAGCCAGTTTTTACGTTCTGTAATCCTGTCGCAAGGCGATTTTACCCGGTTTTTAAAAGCCAGCGAAAGCGAGCGCAGCGAGTTGCTCGAAAAAATTACCGACACCGGCATTTACTCCCGCATTTCGGTAAGTGCTTACCGCCAGGCCGATAAAGAGAAAAAAGCCCTGGAACTTTTACGTGCCAAGCTCAATCATTCTGATTTATTAACCGATGACCAAGTTGCTGATTTTCAAAAACAAGTAAGCCAATTACAGCACCAGATTCAGGCGCAGCACCAGGCAAAACAAACCCACGAGCAGCAACTTAACTGGTTAATCCGGCTGGAGCAACTGCAACAAAAGAAAACCGGTTTAGCTGCCGAGTTGCAGGTTTTAGAAGCCAGCTTTGAAGCACAACAAATAGAATTTAAAAAATTACAACAACACCAACGCGCCTTACAGTTTAAACCAGCCTTAATCGAAATAAAAACGTCGCAAAACCAGGCCAAACAATTAGGGCAAGATTTAACGGATATAAATTTGTTGTTGCCCAATTACCAGCAACAAACCCAAGATGCCGAGCAAAATTTAATTCTGGCTCAGCAACAGGTAAAAAACGCGCAGCAGGAACTGGATAAAGCTGAACCTGTATTTCACGCGGTTACCCGCCAAGATTCGGTAATTGCCAGCAGCCAGGAGTATTTCCGGAGCAGCCAGGAAAGCTGCCAGCGGGCCGAAGAAGAATTAAAAAATTTAAAAAAAATACGCGAAAACAAGCAACAAGCGCTTCAGCAAATAGAGCTAAATCTTAGCCAGGCGCAAAACTGGTTAAAACAAAATCAAACGGCGCAGCACCTGGACCGCGAAATTATCATCTACCAACAAGGCGTTAAAGATTTACAGGAGATTAGCCGTAAACTGCATGAAGTACAACGGGAACAAGCCCAGCAGAGTACCGCACAAATAGCTGCTACGCAATTTATTCAGGAGCAAACCCGACAAATAGAACAAGACCGGCAACTGCAGGCGGCTACGCTGCAGCAAATTCTAGCGTATCAGCAAAATTTAAAAAAATTATTAAACGGGCAGTCGGTTACGGAGTTGGAAAACACCTGCAATGCTTTACCGGCGCAGATTAATTTACTCGAACAACAATACTTGCGGGCCGATCAGTTTGGGCAATTAAAAGAAAAGGCCAATCTGCTGCGCGAAAGTTTAAGTAAAACTCAAGCCGCGCTCGACCAAACCAATGTACTCGTAAATGAGTCCGGCACCAAATTGCAGCAAGCCAACGAAACCTTAAAGCATTTACAACAAATTGTAGATTTGCAGCGCCAGATTCAGAAATACGAAGCCGACCGGGATTTATTACAGCCCAACCAACCGTGCCCGCTGTGTGGTTCCGAGCTTCATCCGTTTGTAGTAAATGAGTACCATAGCAACGTAACCGAAGCCGAACAAAACCGGGAGCAGCAACAGCAATTAGTGGCTAAATTAACTACCGAACAAACCACTTTAATTACCCGCCTGAGCTCGCTGCAAACTTTACAGGCCAACGAGCAAAAACAATTAATGCAGCTACGCACCGAAGGCGGACAGCTAAAAAATCAGTTTGATGTGGTGCAACAAAATGTAACTGAAGCATGCACCATAGAAGATAAATCCAACATTCAGGAACTGCTTTTTTCGTACCAAAACCGGTACCAACAGCTACGACAACTTTTAACCAACATCCGGCGCAACGAAGAAGAAAGTCGGGCTTTAGACAAAAAATTACAAGAGCAAAAAGAGCTTATTTTTAAAAAAGAACACGAGATTAACCGGGCGCAGGAAAAAGTAGAACTAGCTACCCAACACGTACAACGCCTGCTGGCCGATCTTGCCGATTTACAGGAGCAACAAACTGTAGTAACCGGGCAGGTGCAATCGTTTTTACAGCGTTTTAAAATTTTATTTCACCTGGATAAAAGCAAAGAAATTGAATTAGAGTTGCAACAGCGGGCCGATGCCTTTACCGCTCAAACTAATCAGGTACAGGAAGCCAACTTAACTTTAAAGCAAGTAGAAACCGAGCTGCATAGCCTCCAAGATAATATCAGGCAAAAAGAACAGCTTTTTCAGCAACAGCAAGCGCAGTTACAGCAAGAAGAAGCTAATTTAAAGCAATTAATAGCCGACCGGCAGCAGTTATTTGGTACAAAAAATCCGCAGGAAGAGCGCGAGCGTTTAAAATTTAATTTAACCCGGCATCAGCAGTTACTGGAAAACAGCCGCAACGTTTTCCTGGAAAAACAAGAGCAAATGCGCTTAGCCCAAAGCCGGCAACAACAATGGCAAACAGAATTAAACCGGGTGCAGGCGCAGGTTACCAATCTTACTACGCAATTAGCGCATTCGGTGCGCGCCCAGAACATAGATTCGGTAGATACTTTGGTTCAATTATTTTTAAACGACGACGAAGCGCACTGGATTGAATTATTACAAAAACAGGCCGAACGGGCGCTTACCGAAACCCGCAAGCTGTACTCCGAAACCGAATCTGAATTACTGCGGGAGCAAGAACGGCAGTTAACCGGTAGTTCTTACGCTGCCTTACAAGCCGAGATAGAACGTTTGGGAGCAAGTATAGCGTTATTGCACCAGCAAATTGGTTCGTTGCAATTACAGCTAAAGCAAGACGCCGACTTAAAAATAAAATACCAGGAAACGGCCGCCCAAGTAGAAATTCAGAAAAAAGAATACGTGCGCTGGGAAAAAATGGCGGCACTCATCGGCTCGGCCGACGGTAAAAAATTCAGTAAGTTTGCCCAGGGGCTTACTTTAACACGATTAACCGAATTAGCAAACCGGCATTTATTAAAATTAAACCCGCGGTACCGCATCTTAAAAAGTGCTACCCAAGACCTGGAGCTACTAATAATGGATACCTACCAGGCTGATGTGGTCCGGTCTATGAACACTCTATCGGGCGGCGAAAGTTTTCTGGTAAGTTTGGCGCTGGCGCTTGGCTTATCAGATCTGGCAGGCCGCAAGGCTCAAATTAATTCTTTATTTATCGACGAAGGCTTTGGTACTTTAGATAACGAAACGCTTGATATAGCTATTAGTGCGCTCGAAAATTTACAATCCGGCGGTAAGCTTATTGGTATTATTTCGCACGTAGAAGCCCTGAAAGAGCGCATCAACACACAAATTCAGGTAAGTAAACAAGTAGGCGGACAAAGTACTTTAAAAATTGTGGGTTACAATCTGGAGGCATTTGCGTAA
- a CDS encoding exonuclease SbcCD subunit D C-terminal domain-containing protein, which translates to MRILHTSDWHLGKRLEQCERTDEHQHFLDWLIKTIREQEIDVLLIAGDVFDIGSPSNAALKQYYDFLWALRATNCREVIITGGNHDSVSTLNAPQALLKYFRVHVIGGVPHEFADQIIPIKDNTGQVELVVCAVPFLRDKDVRLSIPGETHAEREARLKEGISAHYRQMAEEVAPYKVQQIPVIAMGHLFAAGGSASDSEKEIHVGNLGQIGADQFPKEFDYIALGHLHRPQIVNNTPHIRYSGSPIPLSFSEVEDNKLVLILNFVQNQLVSIEEVPVPCCRKLVRFKGSLDEVKSRMQAFEPHNFIYPAWAEIQVETENYIPDLDGQLAQVTQTMPHLERVFTRQIKLKPTVTLHAQSFDQLTNLQELDPKEVFRKKCDAVYGDGEYTDLLTTFDELLEKMTQIE; encoded by the coding sequence ATGAGAATATTGCATACTTCGGATTGGCATTTAGGAAAGCGTTTAGAGCAATGCGAGCGCACCGACGAACACCAGCATTTTCTGGACTGGCTGATTAAAACAATCCGGGAGCAGGAAATTGATGTGTTACTAATTGCCGGCGATGTTTTTGACATTGGTTCTCCCTCTAATGCCGCTTTAAAGCAATATTACGATTTTTTGTGGGCCTTACGGGCCACTAACTGCCGCGAAGTAATTATAACCGGCGGCAACCACGATTCAGTTTCTACCTTAAACGCGCCGCAAGCTTTACTCAAATATTTTCGGGTACATGTTATTGGCGGAGTGCCCCACGAATTTGCTGATCAGATTATTCCCATAAAAGATAATACCGGTCAAGTTGAATTGGTAGTTTGTGCCGTACCTTTTCTGCGCGATAAAGACGTGCGCCTATCCATTCCGGGCGAAACTCACGCCGAGCGCGAAGCCCGTTTAAAAGAAGGAATTAGCGCGCATTACCGGCAAATGGCCGAAGAGGTAGCTCCGTATAAAGTTCAACAAATCCCGGTAATTGCCATGGGGCATTTATTTGCTGCCGGTGGTAGCGCTTCGGATAGCGAAAAAGAAATTCATGTGGGTAACTTAGGCCAGATTGGCGCCGACCAGTTTCCGAAAGAGTTTGATTATATTGCCCTGGGCCATTTGCATCGGCCACAAATCGTTAACAATACACCACATATCCGGTATTCCGGGTCGCCTATTCCGCTTTCTTTCAGCGAGGTAGAAGATAATAAACTAGTACTGATTTTAAATTTTGTTCAAAATCAACTAGTATCGATAGAAGAAGTGCCGGTACCTTGCTGCCGGAAACTCGTGCGATTTAAAGGCAGTCTGGATGAAGTAAAAAGCCGCATGCAGGCTTTTGAACCCCACAATTTTATTTACCCGGCCTGGGCCGAAATACAAGTAGAAACCGAAAATTATATTCCGGATTTAGATGGCCAACTAGCCCAAGTTACCCAAACCATGCCGCACCTGGAGCGCGTTTTTACCCGGCAAATTAAATTAAAACCTACGGTAACACTTCATGCGCAGTCATTCGATCAGCTCACGAATTTGCAGGAACTGGATCCAAAAGAAGTTTTCCGGAAAAAGTGTGATGCCGTTTACGGCGACGGAGAATACACCGATTTACTTACTACCTTTGATGAACTGCTGGAAAAAATGACCCAGATAGAATAA
- a CDS encoding response regulator, which produces MTRTVINSVLLIDDDAISNFLNTRLLKEMQVAQEIKVTLNGEEALRYLQQQKAANKPFPELILLDINMPVMNGFEFLEAFRDVADENNQSVIIILTTSTNARDFDQLKNYEEVEVYLSKPLTDENLLYILDKHFPSE; this is translated from the coding sequence ATGACCCGAACAGTAATTAATTCTGTTTTGCTGATTGATGACGATGCAATTAGTAATTTCTTAAATACCCGGCTATTAAAAGAAATGCAAGTTGCCCAAGAAATAAAGGTTACTTTAAACGGGGAAGAAGCGTTGCGATACCTCCAACAGCAAAAAGCGGCCAATAAACCTTTCCCGGAATTAATCTTATTAGATATTAATATGCCGGTAATGAACGGTTTCGAATTTTTGGAGGCCTTCCGGGACGTTGCCGACGAAAACAACCAATCGGTAATTATTATCTTAACTACGTCTACCAACGCCCGCGATTTTGACCAACTAAAGAATTACGAAGAAGTAGAAGTTTATCTAAGCAAACCGCTCACCGACGAGAACCTGCTGTACATCCTGGATAAACATTTTCCATCGGAGTAA
- the mdh gene encoding malate dehydrogenase: MKVTVVGAGNVGATCADVLAYREIANEVVLVDIKEGFAEGKALDIWQKSPINLYDTRTVGVTNDYSRTADSDIVVITSGLPRKPGMTRDDLISTNAGIVQSVTENVIKYSPNAIIIVVSNPLDVMTYAAHLTAKLPRTKVMGMAGILDTARYRAFLAEALDVSPKDIQAVLLGGHGDTMVPLPRYTTVGGIPVTELIDEETLNAIIERTKNGGGELVKLMGTSAWYAPGSAAAQMVEAIARDQKRVFPVCIKLEGEYGITGTYLGVPVVLGKNGVEKVIELQLNDEEMELLRNSEKHVREVMEVLDSMTASKSN, translated from the coding sequence ATGAAAGTAACTGTTGTAGGAGCTGGAAACGTAGGTGCTACCTGTGCCGATGTGCTGGCTTACCGCGAAATTGCCAATGAAGTAGTACTAGTAGATATTAAAGAAGGTTTTGCCGAAGGCAAAGCGCTGGATATCTGGCAGAAATCACCGATTAACCTGTACGATACCCGCACCGTGGGCGTTACCAACGATTACTCCCGGACAGCAGATTCAGATATTGTTGTGATTACTTCCGGTTTGCCCCGCAAACCCGGCATGACCCGCGATGACTTAATTTCGACCAACGCTGGTATTGTGCAATCTGTTACCGAAAACGTGATTAAGTATTCGCCGAACGCCATTATTATTGTGGTATCTAACCCATTAGATGTAATGACTTACGCGGCCCATTTAACAGCTAAACTGCCCCGCACCAAAGTAATGGGTATGGCGGGTATTTTGGATACGGCTCGTTATCGCGCTTTCCTGGCCGAAGCTTTAGATGTTTCCCCGAAAGATATTCAGGCCGTATTATTGGGTGGCCACGGCGATACTATGGTGCCCCTGCCGCGTTATACTACGGTAGGCGGTATTCCGGTAACCGAGTTAATCGACGAAGAAACGTTAAACGCTATTATTGAACGCACTAAAAACGGTGGTGGCGAATTAGTAAAATTAATGGGTACTTCGGCCTGGTACGCTCCGGGTTCGGCGGCGGCTCAAATGGTAGAAGCCATTGCCCGCGATCAGAAACGCGTTTTCCCGGTATGTATTAAGCTGGAAGGCGAGTACGGCATTACCGGAACTTACCTGGGTGTGCCCGTAGTATTAGGCAAAAACGGCGTAGAAAAAGTTATCGAACTGCAACTGAACGACGAGGAAATGGAGCTTTTACGTAACTCCGAAAAACACGTGCGCGAAGTAATGGAAGTTCTGGATAGCATGACCGCTTCTAAATCGAACTAA
- the tilS gene encoding tRNA lysidine(34) synthetase TilS encodes MIQKVLAFAQQHQLFTPDHQIIAAVSGGIDSVVLCDLLAELNLKFAIAHANFGLRGEESDADELFVKKLAKKYNVPVYTEHFNTKAFATQEKISTQMAARTLRYTWFENLRQQLSYDSIAVAHHQSDTVETILLNLTRGTGLPGLHGIAPKNGNIIRPLLCLRKDDIYDYVTSKQLIWREDSSNETTLYQRNKIRHEVIPVLKQLNPNLEQTVQQTAAKISAAEILVNEYVQRVREQVLRLENGITYLDIAGLPQSAALPLVLFELLQFYGFTFEVTQSIIVALEGESGKLFESATHTLAKDREQLVITAKNLQAFGSYEILPEQTELQVPDLQLSLKHLSAANYKINTGKKVAALDSGLLQFPLKIRTWKEGDWFVPLGMNGKKKISDFLIDEKVPVNLKDRVKVLTSGNSIVWVMGYRLDTRFKITDKTEQVLEMKMQ; translated from the coding sequence ATGATTCAGAAAGTTTTAGCCTTTGCGCAACAACACCAGCTTTTTACGCCCGACCACCAAATTATTGCGGCCGTTAGCGGCGGCATTGATTCGGTAGTACTCTGCGACTTACTTGCCGAATTAAATTTAAAATTTGCCATTGCGCACGCTAACTTTGGCTTACGCGGCGAAGAATCCGATGCCGACGAACTCTTCGTCAAAAAATTAGCCAAGAAATACAACGTTCCGGTTTACACCGAACATTTTAATACCAAAGCTTTTGCCACGCAGGAAAAAATATCGACGCAAATGGCCGCCCGCACCTTGCGGTATACCTGGTTCGAAAACTTACGCCAGCAATTAAGTTACGATTCTATTGCCGTAGCCCACCACCAAAGCGATACCGTAGAAACTATTTTGCTAAACCTGACCCGCGGTACCGGTTTACCCGGCTTGCACGGCATTGCACCCAAAAATGGTAACATAATCCGGCCCTTGCTTTGTTTGCGCAAAGACGATATCTACGACTACGTTACCAGCAAACAGCTTATCTGGCGCGAAGATTCCTCGAACGAAACTACCTTGTACCAACGCAACAAAATCCGCCACGAGGTTATTCCGGTACTCAAACAACTTAATCCTAACCTGGAACAAACCGTGCAACAAACCGCCGCTAAAATTAGTGCGGCCGAAATACTGGTTAACGAGTACGTGCAAAGAGTACGCGAGCAAGTTCTGCGCCTTGAAAACGGAATTACTTACCTGGATATTGCCGGTCTTCCCCAATCGGCGGCGTTGCCGCTTGTTTTATTTGAATTGCTTCAGTTTTATGGATTTACGTTTGAAGTTACGCAATCGATTATAGTCGCTCTGGAAGGCGAGTCCGGTAAACTTTTTGAATCCGCAACGCATACCTTGGCAAAAGACCGGGAACAATTGGTAATTACCGCTAAAAACTTACAAGCCTTTGGTAGTTACGAGATTTTGCCGGAGCAAACCGAATTACAAGTTCCGGATTTACAATTAAGCCTGAAGCATCTCTCCGCTGCTAATTATAAAATTAATACAGGTAAGAAAGTAGCGGCCCTGGATAGTGGTTTGCTGCAGTTTCCGCTGAAGATACGCACTTGGAAAGAAGGCGATTGGTTTGTGCCTTTGGGCATGAACGGCAAAAAGAAGATCAGCGATTTTTTAATTGACGAAAAAGTACCGGTAAATTTAAAAGACCGGGTAAAAGTGCTCACTTCGGGTAACTCTATTGTGTGGGTGATGGGCTACCGCCTGGACACCCGGTTTAAAATAACCGATAAAACCGAGCAAGTGCTGGAAATGAAAATGCAGTAG
- a CDS encoding OstA-like protein: MKSTKIFLSLIFFLITSISLFAQQAQEQIQLVKAGSLQAGNKNGVSFTRLIDNVHLKQKETDLYCDSAHLYRESNTVEVYSRVRVTQGTLIITSNTGVYNGNQQKAVFKGNVTLRDEKMTLTTPSLSYDMVARTSRYTEGGTIVEENTNLTSQFGNYNVNTKLLAFKGNVHLVSPDADITSDTLQYNTISKLVFFVAPTKIKNEDGLLTAKGGTYNTVTKESIFQGSRVETPDYIVDADYSVYNRAAEYLYANGKVKLTSKDPDNKTVITGNTLQSWKSTGKSKIYGSPVMRSLVSNDTLYISGDTLVAVNHDKVAKEKDPKLKDFVYAYYDVRIFKSDLQGKCDSLTYNVTDSVMHLRRDPVVWSEKSQLVADSMNMFIRNKALDKMYMYNNAFIISEDTLKNLNQVKGRNMEAFFKAGQIAKVNVNGNGESIYFALEGDTATTGMNRSISSDLILRFKEGKVNTVSLLTNPEASFIPPHELKEPDKRLKGFNWRITEQPTKELVLAKRTPKQATKTPEKASALKTEPSPKKALFKRNNKKPK, translated from the coding sequence ATGAAAAGCACAAAGATATTTCTTTCTCTTATCTTTTTCTTGATAACCTCTATTTCCCTCTTTGCCCAGCAAGCTCAGGAACAAATTCAGTTGGTAAAAGCCGGCTCTTTACAAGCGGGTAATAAAAACGGGGTAAGTTTTACCCGATTGATAGATAACGTACATTTAAAGCAAAAAGAAACCGATTTGTACTGCGATTCGGCGCATCTATATCGTGAAAGCAATACCGTAGAAGTTTATAGTAGAGTACGCGTTACGCAAGGCACTTTAATTATTACCAGCAATACGGGCGTTTATAATGGCAACCAACAAAAAGCCGTATTTAAAGGCAACGTAACTTTGCGCGACGAAAAAATGACTTTAACCACGCCGTCGCTTTCCTACGACATGGTGGCGCGCACCTCACGCTACACCGAAGGCGGAACTATTGTGGAAGAAAACACTAATCTTACCAGTCAGTTTGGTAACTATAATGTAAATACCAAGTTACTGGCATTTAAAGGCAACGTGCATTTAGTGAGTCCGGATGCCGATATTACTTCGGATACGCTGCAGTACAATACCATTAGCAAACTGGTGTTCTTTGTGGCTCCTACTAAAATTAAAAACGAAGACGGCCTGTTAACCGCTAAAGGTGGTACCTACAACACCGTTACCAAAGAATCTATTTTTCAAGGCTCCCGCGTAGAAACTCCGGATTACATCGTAGACGCCGATTATTCGGTTTATAACCGTGCGGCCGAGTATTTGTACGCCAACGGTAAAGTAAAGCTCACCTCCAAAGATCCGGATAATAAAACTGTAATTACCGGTAATACTTTGCAAAGTTGGAAGAGTACGGGAAAATCTAAAATTTATGGGAGCCCGGTTATGCGATCCCTAGTTTCGAACGATACGCTCTATATTTCCGGCGATACATTAGTAGCCGTTAACCACGATAAAGTAGCAAAAGAAAAAGATCCGAAGCTGAAGGATTTTGTGTATGCCTACTATGATGTGCGTATTTTTAAATCTGACCTACAAGGCAAATGCGATTCTTTAACCTACAACGTAACCGATTCGGTAATGCACCTGCGCCGCGACCCGGTGGTGTGGAGCGAGAAAAGCCAGTTGGTAGCCGATAGCATGAATATGTTTATCCGGAATAAAGCCTTAGATAAAATGTACATGTACAACAATGCCTTTATAATTTCGGAAGACACCCTCAAGAACCTGAACCAGGTAAAAGGCCGCAACATGGAAGCTTTTTTTAAAGCCGGCCAAATAGCCAAAGTAAACGTGAACGGCAACGGCGAAAGCATTTATTTTGCTTTAGAAGGTGATACCGCTACCACGGGTATGAACCGCAGTATTTCCAGCGACTTAATTTTGCGGTTTAAAGAAGGCAAGGTAAATACCGTATCTTTGCTTACTAACCCGGAAGCCAGCTTTATTCCACCGCACGAGTTAAAAGAGCCGGACAAACGCTTAAAAGGTTTTAATTGGCGCATTACGGAACAACCTACCAAAGAATTAGTTTTAGCTAAACGAACACCGAAGCAGGCAACCAAAACACCGGAAAAAGCATCTGCTTTAAAAACGGAACCAAGCCCTAAGAAGGCGCTGTTTAAGAGAAATAATAAAAAACCAAAGTAA
- a CDS encoding outer membrane protein assembly factor BamD has translation MTRTSYITVISAFFILVLSACSDYNKILKSTNADTKYQAALKYYEKQDYYRASTLLEELIPVLKGRPEAEKAQFYFAYTQFYQRSYSLSAFHFKSFYDTYPRSEYAEEALFMHAKSLYRDSPTFNLDQTSTYTAIEAIQDFLNRFPESKMKEEADKMYQELSAKVERKAFESARIYASMRYYQAAVTAFNNFQRNFPSSNFNEEASYLKLEAQFNLAERSVTEKQRERYLETIAYYQDLVDKYPKSKYLKDAEGFFDKSTKQLERLKDTTKGPSTASK, from the coding sequence ATGACCAGAACCTCTTATATAACAGTTATATCGGCATTTTTTATCTTGGTGCTGAGTGCCTGCAGTGATTACAACAAAATCCTGAAGAGCACCAACGCCGATACAAAATACCAGGCTGCTTTAAAATATTACGAAAAGCAAGATTATTACCGGGCAAGTACTCTATTGGAAGAGTTAATTCCGGTATTAAAAGGGCGGCCAGAAGCCGAAAAAGCCCAGTTTTACTTTGCTTATACCCAGTTTTACCAGCGCTCTTATTCTTTAAGTGCGTTCCATTTTAAATCATTTTACGATACGTATCCGCGAAGCGAGTACGCCGAAGAGGCGCTTTTTATGCACGCTAAATCATTATACCGCGATTCGCCTACTTTTAACCTCGACCAAACCAGCACTTATACCGCCATTGAAGCCATTCAGGATTTCCTGAACCGGTTCCCAGAAAGTAAAATGAAGGAAGAGGCCGATAAAATGTACCAGGAACTATCGGCTAAAGTAGAACGGAAGGCTTTTGAAAGTGCCCGTATTTATGCTTCTATGCGGTATTACCAGGCAGCAGTAACGGCCTTTAATAATTTTCAACGCAACTTTCCTTCTTCTAATTTTAACGAAGAAGCTTCTTACTTAAAATTAGAAGCGCAGTTTAACTTAGCCGAACGCAGTGTAACGGAAAAACAGCGGGAACGTTATTTAGAAACCATTGCGTATTATCAGGATTTAGTAGATAAATACCCGAAAAGCAAATACTTAAAAGATGCCGAAGGCTTTTTTGATAAAAGTACCAAGCAACTCGAAAGATTAAAAGATACTACCAAAGGCCCCAGTACAGCCAGTAAGTAG
- a CDS encoding DNA-directed RNA polymerase subunit omega: MAVSSSIITRNMADFANETGNVYESVAIISKRANQISVKIKEELNSKLAEFATTVDNLEEIFENREQIEISKYYERMPKPTNLAIEEFLEGKVFFRRPDAEEETSGL, translated from the coding sequence ATGGCAGTTTCATCTTCAATCATTACCCGCAACATGGCCGATTTCGCCAACGAAACGGGCAACGTATACGAGTCGGTAGCAATTATTTCTAAAAGAGCGAATCAAATCTCCGTTAAAATTAAAGAAGAGTTAAATTCTAAATTAGCAGAGTTTGCTACTACCGTAGATAACCTGGAAGAGATTTTTGAGAACCGGGAGCAAATCGAAATTTCGAAATACTACGAGCGCATGCCAAAGCCGACCAACTTAGCCATCGAAGAATTTTTAGAAGGCAAAGTATTTTTCCGTCGTCCGGATGCCGAAGAAGAAACTTCTGGTTTATAA